Proteins encoded by one window of Vitis vinifera cultivar Pinot Noir 40024 chromosome 10, ASM3070453v1:
- the LOC100257299 gene encoding uncharacterized protein LOC100257299, whose amino-acid sequence MESVIGYRFGTLPHQSIHMSSGYNAAITTKPYCFSHFSTKPHLSFSQNSSFSLHKSSRGHPLEHILGPITFTVGYPSTSLTGQKSRLPQAFTAEHFLEVVAVAKELKSSGHKDIAEKLMTIHEPQIDTPGEPADRHCKEKMKILEILIAEGMFPEASKYSADIDSHMSSYEPHLDSDVFKNLKFVIFCGLDDHSEANKLRKKLEKPPVTSQENPPPVS is encoded by the exons ATGGAATCCGTGATTGGCTACCGTTTTGGCACCCTCCCCCATCAGTCCATTCACATGTCTTCTGGCTACAATGCTGCAATAACTACCAAACCCTATTGCTTTAGCCATTTTTCTACCAAACCCCATTTAAGCTTCAGtcaaaattcttccttttcactccACAAGAGTTCTAGGGGCCACCCTCTTGAGCACATCCTTGGTCCTATAACTTTCACGGTGGGTTATCCATCAACTTCTCTTACGGGTCAGAAGAGTAGGCTTCCCCAGGCCTTTACAGCGGAACACTTTTTAGAG GTGGTGGCAGTCGCAAAGGAGCTAAAGTCATCTGGGCATAAGGATATTGCAGAGAAACTAATGACGATACACGAACCCCAAATCGATACTCCGGGAGAACCTGCCGACCGCCATtgcaaagaaaaaatgaaaatactgGAAATTCTGATTGCTGAA GGAATGTTCCCTGAGGCCTCGAAGTATTCTGCCGACATTGACAGTCACATGTCAAGTTACGAGCCGCATTTGGATTCCGATGTTTTTAAGAACTTGAAG TTTGTCATATTCTGTGGGCTGGATGATCACTCGGAGGCAAATAAATTGCGTAAAAAATTGGAAAAGCCACCAGTTACCTCGCAAGAAAACCCACCACCTGTCtcctaa